TACCTCGTCGTGCGGGCGGCCGGCGGCGACCCGGCTGCGGTCGTCCGCCAGGCGCTGGACTCCCGGACCCTGGCCCTGCTGGCCAGATCGTGCGGACTGGCCGCCGCCGTAACCGCGTCCTCGACCCTGATAGCCGTCCCGGCGGCGTGGCTGACGGTCCGCACCGATCTTCCCGGCCGTAGGACATGGGCGGTCCTGACCGCGCTGCCGCTCGTGATCCCGTCCTACGTCGGCGGCTACGCCTTCGTGGCCGCATTCGGCCCCCGGGGCGTCGCCCAGCAGTGGCTGTCCGGACTGGGCGTGGAAAGGCTCCCGTCGATCTACGGGTTCGCGGGCGCGTGGGGGGTGCTGACGCTGTTCACTTATCCCTACGTCCTGATGACCGTCAGGTCGGCAATGAGGGGTCTGGACCCGTCCGTCGAGGAGGCCGCCCGCAGCCTGGGGCGGCGCAGCTTCATCCGGGTGACCCTTCCTCAACTCCGCCCGGCGATCGCGTCCGGCGCCCTTCTCGTGGCTCTGTACGCGCTGCACGACTTCGGCGCGGTCTCGCTGCTGCGCTTTGACTCGTTCACCCGCGTGATCTACCAGCAGTACCAGTCGTCGTTCGACCGGCGGTCGGCGGCGATCCTGTCCCTGGTGCTTGTCGCTGTGACGCTGGCCGTCGTCACGGCGGAGGGACGCACCCGCACCCGGGCCCGCTACTACCGGGCCCACTCGGGCGCGGCCCGCCGGGCGCCGGTGACCGCCCTTGGGCGCTGGAGGTGGCCGGCTTTCGCCGCCTGCGGGCTGCTTGTGTTGGCCGCCCTGGTCGTCCCGGTGGGGATAGTCGGCTACTGGTTCGTAAGGGGAATGGCCTCCGGCGAGAGCGCCGGCTTCACGCTGGGGGCAGCCGCGGGAAGCCTCCAGGCCTCCGCGCTGGGCGCGGTCGCCGCCCTGGTCGCGGCGTGGCCGGTCGCCCTGCTGTCGGCGAGGCATCCGGGGCGATTCGCCGGCGTCGTCGAGCGCAGCTCGTTCGTCGGCTACGCCCTGCCGGGGGTCGTCGTGGCCTTGTCGCTCGTGTTCCTGGGGACCCGGCTGGTTCCGGCGCTGTACCAGACAAGGGCGATGCTCACCTTCGCCTACGTCGTGCTGTTCCTTCCGCAGGCGGTCGGTGCGCTGCGGGCGTCCCTGCTCCAGGTCCCCCCGGAGGTCGAGGACGCGGCGCGGTCGCTGGGCTCGAGTCCGATGACGGTCATGCGGCGCGTCGTCGCGCCGATGGTCCGTCCGGGGGCCCTCACGGCGCTGGCGCTGGTGTTCCTGACGGTGATGAAGGAACTGCCGGCGACACTGCTGCTTTCTCCGATCGGATTCCAGACGCTGGCCACCCGGGTGTGGGGTGCGACCAGCGAGGCATTCTTCGCCAGAGCGGCCGCCCCGGCCCTGGCCCTTGTGGCTCTGTCCTCAGCGCCCCTTGCCTATCTGGTGTTCCGGGAGTCGCGCCGGCGGTAGGTCACGACGTCCCCCCGTCGCGCTTTCCGACGCCGGACAAAAACTCCCGCAGCCGCAACGGCCCGCCGCTGCGCGCTGACAACGGCGGCGTGTCGACGCTGTCCCCGCGCCCGATTCCCTCCAGCAGGTCCCGCAGCGCGTCCGTCGCGCTGACCGCCGGAATCCACCCGAGGTCGCGCCTGGCTCTGGTCGTGTCCATCAGCGGGCACTGGAGCGCGAGGTCCACCCACCCGGGGTCGGTCGGGTGCAGCCTCAGCCACCACGACGCCGCCACAGCCGCTCGCAGGACGGGGGCCGGGACCCGCACACGCCTGCCCCCCAGAGCCTCGGACAGCGACCGGGGGTCCAGCACCGGGTCGGCCGCCACGTTGAAAGCCCCCCGGACGTCGCGGGTGATGGCGAGGCGGTAGGCCTCGGCAACGTCTGTGGCGTGCAGCGCCTGGAACCGCAGCGCCGGCAGGTCGGGCACGACCGGCATCCGCGAACCGACCAG
This sequence is a window from Actinomycetota bacterium. Protein-coding genes within it:
- a CDS encoding iron ABC transporter permease, giving the protein MQVPSAPAAVLEPPSGPPSGRRSQPAGRPAPPALAAASGAVAVMALLPALYLVVRAAGGDPAAVVRQALDSRTLALLARSCGLAAAVTASSTLIAVPAAWLTVRTDLPGRRTWAVLTALPLVIPSYVGGYAFVAAFGPRGVAQQWLSGLGVERLPSIYGFAGAWGVLTLFTYPYVLMTVRSAMRGLDPSVEEAARSLGRRSFIRVTLPQLRPAIASGALLVALYALHDFGAVSLLRFDSFTRVIYQQYQSSFDRRSAAILSLVLVAVTLAVVTAEGRTRTRARYYRAHSGAARRAPVTALGRWRWPAFAACGLLVLAALVVPVGIVGYWFVRGMASGESAGFTLGAAAGSLQASALGAVAALVAAWPVALLSARHPGRFAGVVERSSFVGYALPGVVVALSLVFLGTRLVPALYQTRAMLTFAYVVLFLPQAVGALRASLLQVPPEVEDAARSLGSSPMTVMRRVVAPMVRPGALTALALVFLTVMKELPATLLLSPIGFQTLATRVWGATSEAFFARAAAPALALVALSSAPLAYLVFRESRRR